The genomic segment TCCGCGCGGCCGATCTTCAACCGTGCCGACCCAGCGATGGTTGCGACGCCCAGGTGAACCCAAAGGGCAACGGCGATTTGATCGACCTGATCGGGCTTGAGCCGTGTTCCAAACGAAACAGTCAGGAGCGTGACGATCAGGACGGCGGTCGCGAGCATGAAATAACCTGCCGCGATACCGGTCATCGCGCGACAGAGCCTGGCGTAGCGCGGTGTTTCGACGAGCGTAGGAGCCCCCATGTGCGCAGGGCAGCGTACTGGCATTTCTGCTCCTTTACCGTTTCCTGCGCGGAACCACAAGTGGAATTCACGAGGAAATCGTTCACCGCGTTCGTCCGCGCGAAGCCGGGTTTACCGGTTGATGCGAGGCAGCTACCATTTGGTGATGAAAGAACAAGCATGGCATTGAGTGTGTAAGGTAACAACAATGAGCGATTGCGAGATGAGCCAACATGAGTGAAACCGTACAGGCGGCTGAATCACCGCCGACTCCGACCGGACCCGTCGCCGCGGCCGGCGAAGCGACCTCGACCGAAGAGGGAAAATTTCTGACGCGCGTGCTCGTGACGGGCGCGACCGGCTTTGTCGGGCGGGCGGTCCTGCGCGAGCTGGTGGCGCGCGGGCACAAGGCCGTGTGCCTGGTGCGCGACCGGGACCGCCTCGCGGCGCAGGCGCGGGAACTCCCCGCCGATCGATACGAGGTCGTGCATGGCGACTTGTTTGACGGCGACGCACTGGCCGAAGCCGCGCACGGCGCCGAGGCGTGCGTGCATCTGGTGGGCATCATTCAGGAGAATCGGCTGCGCGGCCAGACGTTTGAGCGGGTTCATCTGGAGGGGACGCGCGCCGTCGTCGACGCGTGCAAAGCGGCGGGTGTGCGGCGCTATGTACACATGTCGGCACTGGGAACACGGCCGGGGGCGCCCAGTGCGTATCACCGCACGAAGTGGGCCGCGGAAGTGTGCGTGCGGGAGAGCGGGCTGGATTGGACGATCTTTCGGCCGAGCATCATTCACGGGCCGGACGGGGAGTTCATGCGGATGATGCGGATGTTCGTGTGCGACGTGACCGTGAATGCGCTGGGGTTTCTGCCGACGCCGTTTCCGGTGATTCCGTATTTCGGCGACGGCCAGCGGCGATTGCAACCCGTGAGTGTCAAGGACGTGGCGCATTGTTTCGTGGCGGCGCTGTCACGGCCGGAAACAATCGGTCGGACGTTTGACCTTGGCGGGCCGGAGGCGATCAGCTGGAAGGAGCTGTATCGCATCTGCCGCGATACGATTCCGGGCGCAAAGCGCTGGAAGCCGATCGTGGGTCAGCCGGTTTGGATTGCGAAGCTGATGGCGAAAACGGTGATGAAACTGCCGCTGTTGCCGGCGATGCTGCGATTCAACGAGGGGCAGGTGCAGATGTCGCAGGAGGATTCGGTGTGCGACACGGGGCCGGTGGAAGAGACATTCGGCATCCGCCTGCGCGATTTTCGGCGCGAGCTGGCCGACTACGCGGCGATGATAGAGTAAGGCGACGATGGCGAAGCTCACCAGGCGACCGTTGCTGCTCATCGTCCGCGACGGGTGGGGGCACAATCCGTATCCCGAGTGGGACCATGCCAACGTGGTGAAGCTGGCGAAGACGCCGGTCGATAATCGACTGCGCGCGACGTATCCGTGGGTGCAGATTCGCACGAGCGGGGAGGATGTCGGGCTGCCGGCCGGCGTGATGGGCAACAGCGAGGTGGGGCATCAGAACATCGGGGCGGGGCGGATCGTCGATCAGGAGCAGATGCGCATCACGCGGACGATCCGCGATGGGTCGTTCTTCAGCAACGCGGCGCTGTGCGCGGCGGCGGCGCATGCGAAATCCAGCGGCGGCGTGCTGC from the Planctomycetia bacterium genome contains:
- a CDS encoding complex I NDUFA9 subunit family protein, giving the protein MSETVQAAESPPTPTGPVAAAGEATSTEEGKFLTRVLVTGATGFVGRAVLRELVARGHKAVCLVRDRDRLAAQARELPADRYEVVHGDLFDGDALAEAAHGAEACVHLVGIIQENRLRGQTFERVHLEGTRAVVDACKAAGVRRYVHMSALGTRPGAPSAYHRTKWAAEVCVRESGLDWTIFRPSIIHGPDGEFMRMMRMFVCDVTVNALGFLPTPFPVIPYFGDGQRRLQPVSVKDVAHCFVAALSRPETIGRTFDLGGPEAISWKELYRICRDTIPGAKRWKPIVGQPVWIAKLMAKTVMKLPLLPAMLRFNEGQVQMSQEDSVCDTGPVEETFGIRLRDFRRELADYAAMIE